Below is a genomic region from Cyprinus carpio isolate SPL01 chromosome B6, ASM1834038v1, whole genome shotgun sequence.
gagagtgtgtgtgtgtgtgtgtgtgtgtgtgtgtgtttaaagagactgtgtgtatgtgagtgtgtgtgtgtgtgtgtgtgtgtgtgtgtgagagagtgtgtgtgagtgtgcgtgtgtgtgtgtttaaagagactgtgtgtatgtgagtgtgtgtgtgtgtgtgagagagtgtgtgtgtttaaagagactgtgtgtgtgtgtgtgcgtgcatgtgtgtgtgtgtgtgtgtgtgtgtgtgtgagagagagagagagagtgtgtgtgatgtttacactacgcctatggagagtcccataaaccataaaaaaccagtgtgtgtgtgtgtgtgtgctgtaggtACGAGTGGCAGGGGAAGATCGAGGAGGACAGTGAAGTTCTGCTGGTCAGTTTCAGCTCTTTCTCTGctgtgttgttatttatttatcatgttttattattcagtctcaagaaaatcacatgaCGCTGCACACGAACACCTGGAGAAGTGATTAAGATCCCAAACCTCCCAAAGACGGCATGCTTCCATCCAGCCCGGTTTTTCTGACAcagatatttgtttgtgttttaatcatAAACCTGATCAGTTTAACAAAACAATCTTCTGTCATTTTGCCACTGCAgctgatttaagaatctttagacattagCACCGGaaacaagaccaaaatactgAGAAAGACATTTACGTTTAGAGAACATGCTGATGTATTGTGCTCCCTTCAgtttaccttattttatttatttatttttaatttcgccataaaaaattctaaaatatatctctAGAAACCTTGAATAAGGGAGACGTACAGAAGTGCAGATCTGTTTGCACACAAATGAGAAGAATCCTGTTCATTTAGAGATGTTAAATGCATGGTAACACAACAATAGTGGAATGTATTCATGTACACAAATGTGCCTTTTCAGAGCTTGTAACTacatattaagtatttttatatgtttctttTCCCCAGATGATTAAGACGAGAAGTTCAACGATTCCTGCTCTTGCTGAATATGTCCGGTATCAGCTACAAAAACACACTCTGGTTTTATTTGAAGAATTGAGTCTATGATCTGTGCAGACACATCGATGAAGCTCGTCATCATTTCTGCAGCTGTGTTTGCTTCTGCTAGCGACAGAAATGACACGCTCCAGCTTTCATCTAAAAATACAGCCGAGTGTTGAATAAGTAAAGGTGAGTGTGTGCTTGCTCCGCAGGTCGAAGCATCCGTATGAAGTGGCCGAGGTCATCAGTTTACCCATCGATCAGGGAAACCCGCCGTATCTCAAGTGGATCGGAGACATCGTGCCCGAGTGAAGCGCCGTCATCATACAGCAATTGCATCGCAGACTATACTCTCATCATTTGAGTTCTGTTTCTCTCCACCATAAAATGTTCTTTGCAACTGCAGTGAATATTAAAGATTTTGTTCCAGATTAACAGTTTGATATGATCTGTATTAAAAGGTAACTGTCAgcaaaatgcatttgtttgtgtctCATTTACCTCGGCATTCagtctcaaaaaaacaacaacacagtagTGACGTTAAGATACATGATCCCACTCTAAACACGAGTGCTTCCCAAATCAATACACGGAGATGAAATATTGATTAGGAGTGTAAATGATTTTATTCTGTGAGCAGAAAGAGTGTGTGATATGAGAGACGTGACACAAGCACAGCGATGGAGGGAACGATCAGACTGTCAGTGTTCAGTTATACAGTCTAAAGAcattataatacaaataacagAGCACAGGATGACCAATCACAGGCCAGCCCTCCAGAAGAGCAACTAGCAACAATAGCTTTTCATGCAAGCGCATCCATGTGAGGAGAAGAGCAGCACTGGGTTCCCTTTGAGCCCTCAAAtgtcagtgaacacacacacacacacacacttctctgtCACCGGCTGCAGTTTCTGCCCTTCAGCTGAAGAACAGAAATATGTTGATCTGTTCACAGGATCTCAATCCTGATCATCAGGAAGAGTCCAACACTGTTCTTGACAAACAGATTCACTTCTACATGTACATGCTCTCAATAATCTGTTTATCAGACTGAAACACATTAAACACCTCAATTGATTCGACTGAGCTTGATCTGATTTGATTGAAAGGGCTGCTGTACACCTGAAACATtcccaaaatagaaaaaaattaaataaatcaagaaTGAAAACTTGAATCTATTTTTTTAACCAGATTCAGAAATATCTTGCACTGATGCATGCTtgcatatgttttatgtcttatgaACTGTGGAGGAGACTGTGATTTCTGCAGTTCTGAACACAGCGGCTGCTGCACTGTGCATGCACTGGACGTTTGTTCAGAATGCATGTAATGcacatgtaaatgaatatatgaatCAGATTGCAATGCTTAGGGTTTCAGAATCTGAAATCAGATTGGATTCATTCGGATTGACGGAAATTAGTGCAATTAAACATACTGATGTTTTTCAGTTTCCTGCTCCACGAATACCTGTGCTTTCAGTGCATGCATGCTCATCATGCAACTATCATGAGATTGAGGCAATATTGCGATTAAACTTTACCTCATGTAATCACATTACTGCATTGGGATATGTCAATGTTATAGCATATTGTTAATACATATAGTAGGCCTACATTTTTATAGCCTGGAATGTATGAATGACTGTAGGCCTCATTTAGGTTTCAGGCCTTTATCATTTGCACTGTATGTTTCACTGATCGATGATATgaagaaaacaataaacacaaaactgcaCCAGTCACCAAACGGTCTGATATTCAGCTGCTCTCTTTGGATTACTCTCCAATATATATGCTCTCCATACATGATCtcaataaactatttttattctttaaataaattaaaaaaaaaaaaaaatagaccagTTGGGGCACTATCATTAAAGAGAAGCCAAAGAGTTTAATAATTGTAGCAAATAAATGGAGGGCGATTTTTTTAAAGTGGTTTCTAGGGAGTTGTTTAGGTGTTCATGCGATTACTaaggagttgctatgtggttgtctaggtgttcaggtggttcctagggagttgctatgtggttgtttatgtgttcaggtggttgctagggcgttgatATGTGGTTGTCTAGGTGTTCAGGTGGTTGCTGTGTAGAAGTTTAGGTGTTCATGTGGTTACTaaggagttgctatgtggttgtctaggtgttcaggtggttgctagggagttgctagggAGGTGTCTGTGCTATGTGGTTGTTTATGTgttcaggtggttgctagggagttgatatgtggttgtctaggtgttcaggtggttgctagggagttgatatgtggttgtctaggtgttcaggtggttgctagggagttgatatgtggttgtctaggtgttcaggtggttgctaaggagttgctatgtggttgtttatGTGTTCAGGTGGTTGTTAGGGAGTTAATATGTGGTTGTCTAGGTGTTCAGATGGTTGCTAGGGAGCTGATATGTGGTTGTCTAGGTGTTCAGGTGGTTGCTGTGTAGATGTTTAGGTGTTCATGTGGTTACTTaggagttgctatgtggttgtctAGGTGTTCAGGTGGCTGCTAAGGAGTTGATATGTGGTTGTCTAGGTGTTCAGATGGTTGCTAGGGAGCTGATATGTGGTTGTCTAGGTGTTCAGGTGGTGGCTGTGTAGATGTTTAGGTGTTCATGTGGTTACTAAGGGGCTGCTATGTGGTTGTCTATGTGTTCAGGTAGTTGCTaaggagttgctatgtggttgtctaggtgttcaggtggttgctagggagttgatatgtggttgtctaggtgttcaggtggttgctagggagttgatATATGGTTGTCTAGGTgttcaggtggttgctagggagttgatatgtggttgtctaggtgttcaggtggttgctagggagttgatATGTGGTTGTCTAGGTGTTCAGGTGGTTGCTGTGTAGATGTTTAGGTGttcatgtggttgctagggagttgctatgtggttgtctAGGTGTTCAGATGGTTGCTAAGGAGTTGATATGTGCTTGTCTAGGTGTTCAGatggttgctatgtagttgttTAGGTGTTCATGTGGTTACTTaagagttgctatgtggttatcTAGGTGTTCAGGGGGTTGCTaaggagttgctatgtggttgtctaggtgttcaggtggttgctagggagttgatATGTAGGTGTCTAGGTGTTCAGGTGGTTGCTGTGTAGAAGTTTAGGTGTTCATGTGGTTACTaaggagttgctatgtggttgtctAGGTGTTCAGGTAGTTGCTAAGGAGTTGATATGTGATTTGGTTACTCACTGGTTATACAggtttgaaagtattttataaaaaaatgctaTTGTAATTGTTAGAGGATCTACAGGCATTTTGACTTCCAGTAAAGTCTGATTTTGGCATCTGGAACTTCTTGACTCGAGATTCTTATGCAAAAGAGAGAACAATAATGGCAGTAAAAACAAGCACACCTCTTCATGAATAATCAGAACAATGACAGGAGTGAAGAGGTTTGCTTGTGTGATGTAAACCTCGATTAAGTCCTAACTCTGATTACTGGAAATCACATTATTGGTGCACATGCAAACACAATCAGTTTCATCACAGATGGACCTACAAATAAAGAACAGGAGCAAAGGTCATGTTTTCTGATTGGTCACAGCTGGCAGTGTTAAATGGATGGTGCATTTAATAGTCATAAATGaacattcacatttcacattacaAGCAGCTGATCTCCAGGACCGAGCGTTTGTCGGCACTGTTCTCCGGCAGGTGTTTGTGTGTCCGCCGTGCTCCATTACGGACAGCTGCGGGGTCAGAGGTCGGGCTGATGGAGCCATCCGTTCCTCCCGCAGCACCGTCCTCATGACGCCCGTTCGGGAGTTTCGTCATCTCTTGGTCTGCGTTGTGTTCTTCTACTTCGCTCACCTTCAGATGCTCTCTTCGAATCTCCTCTAGCGGTAACGCAACCATTCCCGTCCCCTGCTGCTGATCCTGGTTTTCCACGCGCCTGGAGGATCTACACAAAGCTTTCCGGAAACCTCTTTTAAAGTTATCCGAGAGAAACCCGTACAGAATGGGATTTGCGCAACTGTTGGCGTAAGAAAGAACCACAACGAAGTAATACAGCCCTCTGAATTCTCCCGGCAGGAGAACCAGCAGATTCACGATGTTTAAGATGTAGAACGGCAGCCAGCAGAAGACGAACACGGCTACGACGATCACCACCATACGCGTGATCTTGCGCTCGGATTTTCTGCGGCGGATCGACGTGGCGCGGACTCTTCGCCCGGAGCTGCGCACCTTCACCACGATCAGCAGGTAGCAGAGACAGATGACCATCAGAGGACCGAAGAACCCAACCGTCGCGGTATATACGATGAACGCTGCTTTCCAAACCTCCGCTGGCTCGGGCCACACGATGCTGCAGTTCCCATCGTCCTGCAGAACTCCAGCAAACACCACCACAGGCAAAACCACCACGAAAGATATGCCCCATACAGTGGCGTTCACCGTCTTGGCCACACGCGGCTGGCGCCACCTAGAGGACTGGAGCGGATGCACCACGGCCAGATAGCGGTCGATGCTCATCACCGTCAGACAGAAGATGCTGGTGAACTGGTTAATGGCGTCTACGGTCATGACCAGGCGACACATCAGCGATCCGAAGGGCCAGGAGAGCAGGCCGTTCTGAACGGCGAGGAACGGCAGGCCCAGCATGAACAGCTCGTCTGCGATGGCCAGATTCAGGATGTAGATATTGGTCACCGATTCCGCCTGGGAATATCGCAGCACGATGTGGATGACCAGAGTGTTTCCGATCAGACCCACGATGCACACGATGATGTAGATGAGAGGGATGAGGATCCCGGCCACTCCCGGCGCATAATCCGGAGTCCGGCCATTGGTCCAGTTCTCCGTCTGAAGGCGAAACGGAGGAGGGAAGGTTTGGTTGGGAATCACGGAGGAGGAGGCATTAGTCCAGACTGGAGCTTCTGTGGTGGAGGGAGGTGAAAGATGTCGATGTACCTCCATCGGTTTAAGAGAGATTGAGCCTTACAGCGATCAACTGCTGCCCATCTGATCTATGAGTGAGACAGAATACTGGTTACTCAAGGGGTCTACGAAGACAGACAGATTGaaagaaataattacaaaattgcaaaatatttgaCTTTTCCATAAAACTACAGCATACGGTGACCACGTCTGTTAAACCAGACCAAAAACATCATCACAGTAGTGCATACATTAAAAAACCGGTCCTTTCATTTTCAAAAGGAACACCTTTGTACCTTAATTATCAATATTGCATACTAGTagtttaaaggtacatattagtactgtTTGAAAGGATACTGAacaagtgacagcttttgtaccattACCAAAAATTCCCCAAGGTTTTATGATGGCATTTTTGtgatattgtatgttttttgatAGCATGCTTCATTAAGTGATATATACCAGTCTAACAGGCTCTTGTTTCTGTcacagaataaaaatgtcaaaaagtaatttgcaatttatctcacaattcagacttttttttctcatatttgcaATTACATGTTATAAACTCTTAACTGCAAGTTTCACGACTTTTAACCCTCAGGAgtgagtttatttctcacaactcttgaaattctgagtttacatttcactgttttttttttcatcatataataaaatatgggTACAAGGTTTTAtatcacagttctgactttatttttcgcaattctgaagaaaaagtctaaattgtgcgatgtaaactcagaactgtgagcaaaaattgtgaattgtaggataaaaagtcacaattacctttattttttcatAGCTTCTATACCATCTACTTCAACTATAAAAAACTGCTTTTTAccctaaaatgcatttataaccaCCATAACAATACAGGTGTTAAATTAACTGGAAGTGGCCTGTTAATAAAATATGGCCAGTACTCACATAGTGTTATACAGTATCAAAACGAATGTGCATtcatgaaaatataaagaaacaaaaccatttatataaatgataatcATATGTGATGTGCCACGcatattttccaaaaaacaaactGTATACAGTGCAATGTATTCTGCTGTACGTAGAAAGATAACTTACAGAGCAGCCTACCAATTAACAGCCTTTACTCCAGCacttttgcagtttttctctgtgAATTTACAAACCTGTTTACAGTCAGACTCCTGAAGTCATATGATGCACAGAAATTAAAGTGATGTCCAACACTTTTTCCTGCATGTgatgtaaatgtgtgtaaatgtgtgtggatCTTTTGTCATTCTGGTTTGGAATGATATGCatatgagcaaatgatgacagaacattAATTTCTGAGTGAAGACACTACAACTGAAGTGGACTGAAATGTTCACCGTGAGTTTATCTTATTTATTGCTGTTTCTATATAATGACTTACTCAAACATGAACATGAAGCCTGTGTTATAGCTCGAGCACAGCGGCGCAGAAGCACGTCTGGCGCGATCCTGGACCCCGACCGGGTGGGAAATGAGCGGGAGGGACAGAGAACAGTGCGTGACTATGTTTGTTCTGTCAGGTAGCGTTGGCTGATGTTGTTTCTGCTAGAACACTAATGTGGGATAATTAGTGCACTACAGCAGCGGCAGCGGCGCAGACCGACCCGACGAGTGCATGGCTTCAGCTAGAAAACACTTTATTAGGAGCACAGGAAGAAAACACAGAGTCTGAGATTTAATATATAGATGACGTCTAGATGTCATTGACTGCTTCTAGCTCATCCTCCGACTGAGTGACAGCACTTATGATGCAGAAATCAAAGCACTGGATCATTATTTTGCCTGTTATTGTGGTCTATTGTGATGCTGTGCAGCTTCTGGAAACACACTCATACGTCTCAATAAACAGTCCTGCCAGAAAAGTCAGAATGATCATTAATAACAGAAAACATGAGCTCATCGACCAGCCCAGTGGAAGGCTCAGACATATTATGTTTTATTGGTCACTGGCTAGAATAAATATCTGTGGACTGTGTCACATTAGTGAAAATTCTGGGCAAAAATAGTCACTTTGACTACCACAGTGAATTGCCTTGACCAGCCCGAATATGAGAAATATCTGCACTGAAAAATTGTTTGCCCAAATAAAAACTCCCAACCGTATGGAAACCCATTTccaccacataaaaaaaatcatgctttggtaagccacaattatgagatgaaaaggaaaattatttaaatgtcttaattatacTAACAAAATACAACTTTACATGgcataattatgacatactaagtcataaatacgagataaacatacaaaatgaTGACGTCAAAATTCTGACAGCAAGtagaaattatgagaaaaaaaggcaaaaattgacaatatcataattttgaatttttcatttaGAACGTAGTATGTCATAATATTGACTTTATCGCATaatgactttttgtcataatttcaatttttttaaacttaactgactttttaatttcatcataattgacttttttatctcataatcatgactttttatttcaaattcaactttttatctcaatttttacttatctcataatttagtATGTTAATTAcagcttttaaatttaaattcataattttgacttttatgacCTAGTGTCGAAATTTTAATTACagcatatcattttaatttttttttattcaaatattactTAGTATGTCAATTTCaaattttaaagtcataattttgacatgtCATAATTACAGATGTTTCTGGAAGATATCGATCATAGGCCTTGCTGATCTGAACCTATGCACCTCAGTTTCTGAATGAACATTGCCAAAATTCACCACATCTAATGGATTAGGTTAAAAACTTTCAGCACAAGACTAAAGACTTACTGTGTGAACTATATGGTGTCTAGACACACTTAGACTAGACTAATAATGAGGTTCTGCAGTCATTTAGAGTGGATGAGTAAATCATGATCAAGATCAGGAACACGCATTAGGAGAATAAATTGAGTCCACTTTGATTTTATACAGATATTTTAGAAACATCTCAGGAAGGTAAATCAGGGATTGTGTAAAGACCGGAGGTGTTaatcattctgtgtgtttttgtggatcTTTTATGCGTCAGACTGCGTCAGTTTTCCTCTTTCTGCATGTAAAAAGTCACCCAGCTTCACCTCTTCCATCCATTATCATCTAAACGCTCTTCCAGTAATTTACTCTAGAGTTCTGTGCATTATTTTCTCTACTGACATTTACAACAAAAAGAGATGCAGAGACGTTAAAGACCTCGTTTGATGATGTGCATTAAAGGTgattactgcacacacacacacacacacacacacacacacacacacaaaatagagaaaaacatGTAGTGTTTGTGTCTATAAAGAGACATCAGCGGCAGTAAACTACGCAaacaccttcatcatcatcatcatcatcatgtgtgCATGAATGTGAATCTTGGTGTATTAGATTTATGTTGCAACACAAAGACCATGATttgcacacacgcacgcacgcacgcaccccacccccccccccccccccccccaccccccccccacacacacacacagagttcagtACAAGTGCAGAGAAGGGCATCTTGTCACCATGGAAATGACCTGGTCAGTGTCTGAAAGACcacaaaagacaaaagaagatgaacacacacacacacacacacacacacacacacacacacacacacacacacacacacacacacacacacacacacacacacacgtgttgaGAGTGAGATTAGACCTTTTCATTATCTGAGCACAATGATTGTCAGTGGAACAGCTCAAGACTAAAGACACAAGACACTTTACAGCGTGACATTAGTGTAAATAAGCTGGCAGCAGGTGTTTCCCAGATAGCATGGTGACACTGATACAGAGTTGAGATTCGATCCAAACCATCATTTTGGTTGAGATTGACATTTCAGTGTTTAATGTATGTTGGATCAACATTGACAGTTTGATGAAAGTCGACAGCACACATGGGTAAAGACAGTGAGACTGAACTATCGCGCAGGCATATATCTCTGCAGAACACTAGTGGCTGTGTCTCAATCCATGGGGTGTCAAACCATGATGGGCATTTACCATTGCTTTAGCCGACCCACTGGTTCAGGCTGAGCCTTCATGATTTTAGTAAgtctatttaaaaatagttaaaaacacCAGATGGAATTTGAAAATGTGCACTTATTAGTGAACGCCCGTTTTGGTTCTGCATGTGCACTTCTCAGTAGTCTACTGATGCTTCCTTATTAGAAAGCAAACACTGAAGTCTTGTTTGTTGAACCGCCTGACATGCATGACTCTGGGTTTCAGACAATGGTGCATCTatcataatattgtttttgcgtgcttattatttgcatttgatttattgtTACAGAAACTAATAggatacattaattaaaaaagttaagtGTTTGAATAAACCATCCATTTttctaaattctttaaaaaagcatgtattttgctttagtaatatttattaggAATATTCTGATACAATATTAAACAGATTTCTTGTAGTTCAAGTGACATGAACGTGAGCAAGAATATCGTACTTTACACACAGCTCACGTATTGCATCTATTACTCTATTACTTTCCTTTAGtaaattatatgcatatattagtgttgtcaaatgactaatcacgattaatcacatccaaaatattttttttgtttacataatatatgtgtgtactgtatatatttatcatgtatatataaatacacaaacatacagcatatattttgaaaatatttgcatg
It encodes:
- the LOC109091916 gene encoding protein CutA homolog isoform X2, coding for MRLDLAAVGALKLCCLSVLLAGLMLPVLRRLGLRVFSMASDSYSSGTHSAAFVTCPNDTVAKELARYEWQGKIEEDSEVLLMIKTRSSTIPALAEYVRSKHPYEVAEVISLPIDQGNPPYLKWIGDIVPE
- the LOC109068898 gene encoding somatostatin receptor type 5, which codes for MEVHRHLSPPSTTEAPVWTNASSSVIPNQTFPPPFRLQTENWTNGRTPDYAPGVAGILIPLIYIIVCIVGLIGNTLVIHIVLRYSQAESVTNIYILNLAIADELFMLGLPFLAVQNGLLSWPFGSLMCRLVMTVDAINQFTSIFCLTVMSIDRYLAVVHPLQSSRWRQPRVAKTVNATVWGISFVVVLPVVVFAGVLQDDGNCSIVWPEPAEVWKAAFIVYTATVGFFGPLMVICLCYLLIVVKVRSSGRRVRATSIRRRKSERKITRMVVIVVAVFVFCWLPFYILNIVNLLVLLPGEFRGLYYFVVVLSYANSCANPILYGFLSDNFKRGFRKALCRSSRRVENQDQQQGTGMVALPLEEIRREHLKVSEVEEHNADQEMTKLPNGRHEDGAAGGTDGSISPTSDPAAVRNGARRTHKHLPENSADKRSVLEISCL